The Planctomycetaceae bacterium genomic sequence AGCTTGCGATGAACGAACGACAAAGGACGATGGCCGTCCTGCATTATGAACCGTACGACCGCCTGCCCATCGTGCATTTCGGGTACTGGGGCGAGACGCTCTGGAAGTGGGTGCAGGAGGGGCACCTGACCGAGGATGAGGCCCGCGGCTGGTACGACGGCGGCGGGACCGACCCGGCGATCTGCAAGAAGCTGGGCTTCGACTTCGATTACTACGCGTGCTTCCACACCAGCACGGGGATGAACCCCGGCTTCGAGTACAAGGTGATCGCCGAGTTTCCCGACGGCGCCAAGCACGTGCAGACCGGCGAGGGCGTCGTCGTGCTCCAGCGCCCCGGCGCCACGGGAATCCCCTCCGAGATCGACCATATCTTCAAGGGCCGCAAGGAGTGGGACGAGCAGTACAAGCACCGCTTCAATTTCTTTCCCGAGCGCGTCACCAAGTGCCACGTGCGGACCAACGACGGCACGCTGCCGCTGGAGGCCGGCGGGGCGGAGTTCCTCAAGGCCGACACGCGCGAGTTCCTCTACGGCCTGCACTGCGGCAGCCTGTACGGCAGCATCCGCAATTTCATAGGCGTGGAGAACTCGGCGTACCTGGTCGTCGACGATGAGCCGCTGTTCGACGAGATCATCGCCACCGTCGGCGAGCTGTGCTACCGCTGCACCAAGCAGGCCCTGGAGAGCGGAGCCAAGTTCGACTTCGCCCACTTCTGGGAAGACATCTGCTTCAAGAACGGCCCGCTCATTTCGCCGCGGGTGTTCATGGAGAAGGTGGGCCCGCAGTACAAGCGGATCACGCAACTGGTCAACAGCTACGGCATCGACATCGTGAGCCTGGACTGCGACGGGATGATCGACGCGCTGATCCCGACGTGGATCGAGAACGGCGTCAACACGATGTTCCCCATCGAGGTCGGCACGTGGAACGCCAGCATCGCCCCGTGGCGGGCCCAGTACGGCAAGGAGCTTCGCGGCGTCGGCGGGATGGACAAGAAAGTCTTCGCCCGCGACCGCGCTGCCGTCGATGCCGAAGTCGAACGCCTCCGCCCGCTGGTGGCCCTGGGGGGATTCATCCCCTGCCCCGACCACCGCATTCCCCCCGACGCCCAGTGGGACAACGTCCGCTACTACTGCGACCGGATGCACAAGGTCTTCGGATAGCGGGTCGCCCGGGTGCCGTGGCGGGAGGGCGCAGCCCGACAGCCACGACCAGCCGCTACTGAGCTGGCACGCGCTCCAGTAAGGTCAGGGATCGTGGCTCTCTGGGCCTTCGGCCCTGCGCGCCACGGCACCCGCCTCTAATTGTTCTGGCACGATTTCAGAAACGACGACAGACCTTCGGTGTAGATGCTGCCTGACGCGTCGCAACCGTCGTTGTGCCCGCCGTGAATCTCCAGGAACGCCTTGGGCTCGTGGGCGGCTTCGAAGAGCTTGCGGCCGAACTTGTAGGGCACGATCTCGTCTTCGGGGCTGTGGATGACCAGCACCGGGCAGGTGACCTTCTGCGCGTGCTCGGCTGAGGGATAGCGAAATCGCAGCAGCCAGCGCACCGGCAGGTACCAGTAATGATGGGCGGCCACGTCGGTCAGCGAGCTGAAGGTGGACTGCAGGACCAGGGCCCGGCACGATCCGACGCCGGCCGCCAGGTGCGCCGCCACGCCCCCGCCGAGGCTCTCGCCGTAGATGACGATGTCGGCGGCCTTGGTGTCGCCGCGCGTGAGCAGGTAGTCCCACGCCGCCCGCGCGTCGGCGTAGGTGCCTTGCTCATCCGGCGAACCCTCGCTGTGGCCGTACCCGCGATAGTCAAAACACATCGCGCTGTAGCCCAGGCGATTGAACGTCAGCATCATCTCCGCGCGGTGTGAAACGTTCCCGCCGTTGCCGTGGCAGATCAGGATGACCCCCCGCGCCTGTGGCGCCGGCGAAAACCACGCCGAAAGCTTCACGCCGTCGGCGGCCGCAAAGTTCAACTCTTCAAAGCCCAGCGCTGCCGGCGCTATCCGCCAGGTTTTCGTCGGAAAGTACACCAGCCGCGACTGGACCAGCCAGGCGACCGTGAAGAGGATCAGGTACGAGCCGACGAGCAGGATGATGATTCGCAGGATCATGCGGGAGGTTCTCATTTCCAATTTCCAATTTGGAATTTCCAATTCAACAACAGAACAGCGGGAGGGCGAGCCCGTTTTGTTGTTCAATTGGAAATTGGAAATTGGAAATTGCCTCACCCGCGCCATTCGGTCTTGTCGGCGGTGGTCTCGAACTTGTCGACGATCAGGTCCGGCGGCGTCTTTTCGTCGGCGACGCCCGCGAGATCTTGTTCGGTTGGCTTGCCGATCGACAGCAGGCGTTTCATGGGGCACTTGCCCATGACCAGTTCGAGCTCCTGGGCGGCGGTCTCCGGATCGTACTTTTCGTAGTCGATGCGGGGGAGGTTCTTTTCCATCGAGAACAGGGCGCTGGTTCGGGCGCAGGCGCCGCAGCCGATGCAGCCGACCTTGCAGACGGCCTTGACCGCCTTGCCGAAGTCGTGGTTGCAGCAGGTGACGGCCAGCATCTTCTCGCGCTTGAAGGGCACCATCGAGATGATGTGCCTCGGGCAGGCCCGCTCGCAGGCGCCGCAGCCGGTGCATTTGTGGTAGTCGACCGTCGCGAGGCCGTCGATGACGTGGATGGCGTCGAAATTGCACGACCGCTCGCAGTCGCCAAAGGCCAGGCACCCGTACGTACACCCTTGCACGCCGGCCACGCCGTTGGCGCCCGAGCAGGTGCCTTCGCCCTGGTAGAGGTGTCGGCCGAACTTGTCGCCGGTGTGGGCGCCGCAGTGGACGACGGGTCGGTACGGCCAGCTCTCGGTGACGTCGACGCCGAGGATGTTGGCGATCATCTTCTTGCAGCTTTCGCCGCCGACGGAGCACTTGTTGATGGCGGCGCCGTCCTTGACGAGGGCCTCGGCATAGTCGGCGCAACCGATGAACTCGCATCCGCCGCAGTTGGCGCCGGGCAGGATGGCCAGGATCGACTCCACGCGCGGGTCGGCTTTGACGTGCAAGGCCTTGTTGGCCCAGCCCAGGACGAATCCGGCAGCCAGCGCCAGGATCAGCATCGTCCCGGCCGCCAGAAGTATCATGATGATTGCCATGGTTGTTCCTATTGTCTGGGGGCGCCCGCGCTGGTGGGAGCCTGCCCCTGTGGGCCCTGTGCCGGCTGTGTCGTCGGCAGAGCGACGATCCACGCGGTCTCCTTGGCGGGCGGATGCAGTGCCTTCTCCAGGCCACGGTCCACGCCCGCAAAGCCCATGAACGCCATCGAGAGAATACCGGCCAACACCATCGTGATTCCCGGTCCGCGCAGCGCCTTGGGGATGTCGGCCTTGTCCAATTCCTCGCGGATACCGGCCATGATCACGATGGCGATCAGGAATCCCACTCCGGCGAAGAAGGCGAAAATCAGCGTCTTGTCCAGACCCCATTGCTCGGCCCCGCTGGTGGCCGAGGCGTGGCGCATGATCTCGAGGCACGTGAAGAGGATCACGCAGTTGGTCGTGATCAGCGGCAGGTAAACGCCGAAGGCCTTGTACAGCGGCGGGAAGAACTTCCGGATGTACATCTCGACCAGTTGCACCGCCCAGGCAATCAGGAAGATGTAGACGGCATAGCTGAGGATGCTCAGGTCGACCACGCCGTCATAGCCGGGCCTGAAAAGCTGCACGACCGCATGCGTCAGCGGCGCACTGAGCACTTGCCCGCCGATCTTGTTGGGCGCCAGGATGTAGTAGGTCACCGCCCAGCTCAACAGTCCCGCCACGGTCGTCACCGCCGTCACGGCCGCACCCATGCCAAAGGCCGCGTCCAGTCTTCGCGAGACGCCGATGAACGGGCAGTTTCCCACGAAGAAGTGGAAGACCATGTTGTTGATCAAGGCCGTGGTGATGGCCATCAGCAGGATGGTGGTTAAGTAATCCATGGCGCCTCGCTAAGCGGCCTTTCTTTTAGCCACGGCCCAGTTCACCAGGCCCAGGAGCAGCCCCAGAGTGAGGAACGCCCCGGGCGGCAGGATCATGATCGACCACGATTCCCAGAATGGCGTTCCTTGCCCGAGCCAGGAAATATGCACCGGGGACTGGTACAGGGTGAAGCCGAACCACTTTCCGCTGCCGAGGATTTCCCTGACGGAAGAGATCGCCAGCAACGCCGCGGCATTGCCGGTGGCCTGGCCGATGGCGTCGCCCAGGGCCGGCATCAGCCCCTGCTTGGCCGCGCAGACTTCGCAGCGGGCGATGATGATGCAGTTGACGATAATCAGCGGGACATAAGGCCCCAACAGGCGGCTCATCGAGTACAGGTACGCCGCCAGCACCCGGTCGGCGATGGTCACAAACGCCGCAATCGTAAGCGTGAAGACCAGAATCCGCAGGTGCGGCTTGAGCTGCAGACGAAGCAGGCTGATGAGAACGTTGGAGCAGATCAGCACAAACGCCACAGCCGCGGCCATGGTCAACGCGCCCGAGACGGTATTCGTCACCGCCAGGGTGGGGCACAGGCCCAGGATCTGGCGGAAGACCGGGTTCTCGGGACCGATCCCGTTATTGAATCGTTGTAAGGCGGAGGGGCCATTATCGGCCATGGCGCACCGGTTCTTTCTGGGACATCGCCTTGAAAAAGGACTGAACGGTCTTGTTGACGATGTCGGCGACGCCCTCGGAGGAGATAGTCGCTCCGGAAAGGGGGGTAATGTTGCTGGGCCCCGAGGCCTTGGAAATGACCAGCGGCTTGCTCAGGCTCTTGTCTCTGAACTGGTAGAGGAATTCTTCGCCAGTGATCCTGTTGCCCAAGCCGGGAGTCTCCTTCTGGTCGAGCACATAAAGACCCGTGATGGTCTTTCCGTCGGCGGTCAGCCCCACCAGCACCTCGATGACGTCCGCAAAGCCAAGCCCGCTGCCCTTGACGACCCAGCCGACCTGCCGGCCGTCTTTGTCATTGGCTACGAACGCCGTCTGTCCGTTGGCGAGGGTCACCTGCTCGCTCTTGGCCGCTTCGGCGCCGGGAACCAGGGAGGGGATTTGCTCCAGCGTCAGGTCGAGCTTGTTCTTTTCGATCGCGGGGCTGAGGCTGGTTTGCACGAACGCCAGCGCCACGCCGAAGCCCAGCGCCAGCACGATCACCAGCCAACTCTGTTTGAGATAGTTCATAGCGTTCTCGCTCAGGCCTTGACCGGCGCCGGTCCGCCGATGGGCGTGGGGATGGTCCAGCGGTTGATCAGCGGCACGACCGAGTTCATCAGCAGCACCGCGAACATCACGCCCTCGGGATATCCGCTGAAGACCCGCAGCAGCATCACCAGCGCCCCGCACCCGGCGCCGAAGATCAGCTTGCCCCTGGGCGTCAGCGGGCTGGTCACCGGATCGGTCGCGATATACACCGCCCCGAACAGCAGCGCCCCGCCGAACAGGTGATGCAGCAGCAGCTCCGGTCCCCCGCCCTGGGCGAGGTTCATCAGACCGGCGATCACCGCCGCCGTGCCCACCATCCCCAGCGGAATCTCCCAACTGGCCGTCCGCCGGATCAGCAGGTACACCGCCCCGAGGATGCAGGCGGCCGCACTCGTCTCGCCCAGCGAGCCGTTGACGTTGCCCCAGAACAATCGCTTGACGTAATTCCAGTCGGTTGCCGGTTGCGTTGCCGCCGCGGCCGGCGCGGTCGCGACGGCGGGTTTGCGGGCGGCTTCGCGCCGGGCGGTCATCGGGGTAGCCTGCGTCACGGCGTGGGGCGCGTCGGTTCGCGACGCCGGGGCCACGTACGCGCTGGCGCCCATGACGCCGGCGAAGGCGATCATGACGAACGCGCGGCCGACCATCGCCGGGTTGAACAGATTCTGCCCCAGGCCTCCGAAGATGATCTTGGCGATTCCGATGGCGATCAGCGAGCCGACGACGCCGACGTACCACGGCGCCGACCAGGGCAGCGACAACGCCAGGATCGCTCCGGTGACGGCCGCCGAACCGTCGATGATGGTCAGCCCCTTTCCGCGGAGCATCGAGAACATCGCCTCGAAGGCCATGCATGCCAGCATGCACAGGGCGATCTGCTGGATGGCGTAGAGCCCGAAGACGGCCATCGACGCCACGATCACCGGCACCAGCGCCAGCAGCACGTCGAGCATCATGCGGCGCGTGGTCTGGGCGATGTTGCCCATGTGCGGCGACGGCGCGACGATCAGGACCGGTTCGGCGGGTGGCTGGCTACCGGCGGCAGGGGCGGGTTGTTGGGCTTGACTCATCGGCGGCTCATTTCTTCTTGCGGGGGATTTCGGCCTTGCCCATGCGCATCAACTGCACCAGCGGGATTCCCGAGGGGCAGATGTACGCGCAGCAGCCGCACTCGATACAGGCGTCGAGATGGTATCGCCGGGCGAGGTCCCAGTCCTTGAATCGGCACGCCAGGGCGATCTTGGTGGGCACCAGCCCCACCGGGCAGACGTCGACGCACCGCCCGCAGCGGATGCACTGGAGTTCTTCGGCCTTGCGGGCCTCCTGGCTGGTCAGCACCGTGATGCCGCTGGTGCCCTTGGTCACCGGCGTGTCGAGGTTGCCGATGGCCAGGCCCATCATCGGTCCGCCGGAGAGCACCCGGGCCGCCTGGTCGGTCAGCCCGCCGCAGTGCTCGATCAGCGTTTTGTAACTGACGCCGATGGGCGCCAGCAGGTTCCGCGGACGCGCCACGCCCGAGCCCGTCACCGTCACCACGCGGTGAGTCAGCGGCTTGCCCCGCAGCACCGCGCGTGCAATCGCCGCGGCCGTGCCGACGTTGATCACCACCACGCCCACGTCCAGCGGCAGCCCGCCGGTGGGCACCACGCGCCCCAGGGCGGCGCGGATGGTCATCTTCTCGCCGCCCATGGGATAATGCGTCGGCAGCACCACCACCTGTATCTTCGTCCCGCGCACCGCCCGGCGCAGATTGTCGATCGCCACGGGCTTGTTGTCTTCGATGGCGATGATGATCTGCTTGGCGTCGGCCGCCTGCGCCGCCAGCAACGCCCCGGAGATGATCGGTCCGGGAAGCTGGATCATCATGCGATGGTCCGCCGTCAGGTACGGTTCGCACTCGCAGCCGTTGACCAGCAGCGTGTCGATGGGCTTGGTTTCGTTGCGCACGAGTTTGACGTGCGTGGGAAAGGCCGCCCCGCCCTGGCCGACGATGCCAGCCGCCTGGATCGCCTCGACGATCTGCTGGGGGGCGTGGTCTTCCAGGTGCCGTGTGGGCCACTCGCCGCCGAAGATCGCGTCCCACAGACCCTGACCGCTGAGGGTCTGCGGACCGGCCGTGATCGGGATCACCGCCACGTGGCGGGCGTTGGGCAGCGTCGTCACGTCCGCCATGCCGCACGTGCCGTCGATCGACGCGTGGACCGGCGCCGAGACGAACCCGCCGGCCTTGCCGATCATCTCGCCCATCGCCACCGGCGTCTTGGGCTTGACCAGGCTCTCGCACGGGGCGCCGATGTGCTGCACCAGCGGAATCCGAACCTCCGGCGGCGTCGGAAGCACCTCGATCGCCGCGTCGGCCGACAGGCTCTTACGCTCGGGCGGGTGAACCCCGCCGCGAAAGTCCATTCTGCCGGTGGCTGTCATGAACGCTCCTTGAGGCCGCCGATGAGGCGGACGGCGCCAATGGCCAAAGCAATGCCCCCGACCAGTCCGACCAGGCACCCGATCAGTTGACCGCCCTGGGCCGGTCCGCCGATCACCGCCCCGCCCGCCGCCATCGCCAGCGGAAGCAGAAACACCTCTGCCGCGCAAAGCGTCATCCGCCACGACGACAGAGGCGAGGCCTCCATCCCCGCGTCGGCGAACTTGCACGCGCGCCCGCACGCCTGACAGCCCCCGCCCGCCGGCGAACCGGTTTGATCCTGAGGTTGCTCAGACACGATCCTGACCTCAAAACGAAAAGAATGACTGTACTGATGACCGTTGTGAAAATCAAACAGAATCCCCCCGTGGCAAGCCCGTCCCCCGTAGCACGGGCGTCCCGCCCATGCTCTTGCTGTGTGGCATGGGCGTCCCGCCCATGCTCCCGCTGTGTTGCATGGGCGTCTCGCCCATGCTCCCGCCGTGTTGCATGGGCGTCTCGCCCATGCTCCCCGCCGGGCCCCCACCTCTGGTACGCATGTCGAAGGCATGGAGGACACCATTCCATGGAGCTTTTCATGCGAACCTGAAACTCGCACCACCTGTCCAACAATTGTCCATTCGTTGTCTATTCTTGTCTGTTTCGAGCGATCAACACTTTGAGTGGCACCACAAACCGTTGGCCTTAAATGGTTTATATAACTTCGCCGCCTCGCCCAACGTGCAAGCAGACAATCGTGCCCCCGCGCCCAAATTCTCGATCAAACATCCTCAAGCCCCCATCAACCACCTGCAAACGCCACAGCATGGTACTCCCATGGCGCACCACCGGTTGAGGCGCCATGGATCAAGCGGACGGTTGCAGCCCTGGCCAGGACCACACCCTCCACCCCCGAGGCATTCCCAGAACAAGAGGGCTGGATCCAAAGCCGTCTGCCGAGAGGATTCACTTCCCAGAAAGCACTTCTTTCACATTTGCGTTGGTGACGGTTCCTCTTTTCACGCCCTCAGATATACGGTCGACCTCTTGGTTAGCTTCGGTCAACATTAGACGATAGCGATCTAGATAATGCCCTGCCATGCGTTCGGGGGAAAAGTATATCGCCCATTTGCCATCGATCCGCGCGGCCTCAATGCCTATGCTGCTCCCATCTACTACCAGACGGGCAAGATGAGGACTTCCGTCAATTGTTATCTCACGCCCTATGCGCGCACTGCAGTCGCTCCATAGAAGAACACCCTGATATTGCTGACTTACGGGGTCAAACAGGTGCTCACGAAAATACTCACCTGCTTCCCTGCCAAATCTCTCAGAAAGCAACTCTTGCAGGCCATCTGATTGTGCTGAAAACTCTGCGTACGCCGCCAACATTTTGGCGGCTTCCTTTCTTAAGGCCGGTTCCAGACAGTCAAGAACAGCCCGACCATCATGGTCACAAACTGCCTTCTGATATGAGTAGAACAGATCGCGCACACTGCCAGTCATTGCCGTGGCAAACTTCGAGTTAGAGCTGCATCCCGTCAGACATATGAACGTCAACGCAATTGCGGGGACAAGCCGATGTTGTGGCATTCTGGCTACCTCAGGGAAGAAACGGGTCAGGAAGTCAGGAACCGTTGTTTGCACACGCCATATTGTTCGGTCTCATCTCGCCATTTCGGGCGGCTTCAGCAGTGACGAGAGAACCGCCGACCGCGATTCCGATCTGTTAGACGCACGAGTGGGCCGGGTTCTTTTGGAAAAGTGAAGAATCTTTCACGTATTCGGAAGAGGGGCGGGAACGTGCCCGGGCAAGATGCCCGTGGGACTCACGGGCGGGACGCCCGTGCTACTGGGGGCCCTGCTGGGGGCTCGTGCTGCTGACGACGCTTAGGTTCTGCCGCTCAGCCGGGCTCGTCGGCGGCGGGGGGGCGGGGGGCGGTTGCAGGCCGCTCTTGCCTTCGACGAAGTTCGTGAAGACGCGCTGGGTGGGATAGGCAATGTCGATGGCGTCCTGGCCTTCGAAGGCCTCGAGGATCGCCTCGACGAGCTCGGTGGACACCACCCGCCGACGGCGGGCGTTGGTGAGGTACCGCAGCGTCAACGTCGTGCCCTCCGGGGCCAGGGCCGTCCAGACCGACGGCTGGACCTGCTCCTGGCGAAGGGCGATGGCCATGCCGGCGTGGTGGATGGTCTGGGTGACTTCGTCCTGGTCGACGGGGCAGACGCGGTTGACGATCTCGGTCAGCAGGCTCTTGGCTTTTCGCCAGTCGCTCTCAGCGGTGATCGTCAGGGGCAGTTCGTTCCAGACGTACTCGAAGTCCTGGACATAGTTGCAGGTGACCTTCTCGAAGACCCACCCGTTGGGGATGTGCAGGATTCGCCCGGTGGCCTGGTCGGCTTGCACCCACTGGCGGATCTCGGTGACGGTGAAGGTGAACAGGCGGATGTCGATGACGTCGCCGGCGTGGTCGCCGATCTGGACGCGGTCGCCGAGGCCGAAGGGCTTGCGCCACAGGATGTAGATCCATCCGGCGATATTGGTCAGCGGTTTCTGCAGCGCCACGGCCAAGCCCGCCGAGAACACGCCCAGGTAGACGATGATGCCCACGAAGCGTTCGAACCAGATCCGCAGCAGCACGATCACCAGCACGATGCCCAGCACGCCTTCGAGAAACTTCCGCGCGACGAACCGCTTGGCCGGATCGTCCAGCGTGCGGCGGAAGGTCCACCGCCCCAGCCATCGCAGCGCCAGGTACACGCCCAGGGCGATCAGGATCGCCACCAGCTTCTCAACTATCCCCGAGGGCAGACCCAGCGTGTGTTCGATCCAGTCCATGTCAGGCGTCTTTCTGCCGCTGGGGCGGGGGCTGCCTCGAGGCCTCCAGAACGCCCTGGTAGCGCTGGCGGATCTTCTGCAGGTCCGGTCCGTCGCTGAGGACTTCCTGGGCGCCGCTGAGAAGGGACCGGGCGTGGCTGGCGATGGCCGCGAGGTCTTCCGGGCGATGGGCGCGGGTCGCCAGTTCGCCCAGCGCTTCGAGCAGGCGGATCGACGCCAGCACGTCGGTACGCACCGAGCGGCGGATGGGGCTGATGCTCATGTCGAGCATCTGCACGAACGTGACGGGATTGAGGATCAACCGCACCTTGCCCTGCCGGTCGCAGCGGCAGCGGCTGGGCGGCTCCTCCACCACCAGCTTGCACAGGGCCGGCAGCAACCGGTCGATCGAGGCGATGGCGGTATACGAGTCGTTGAGGCTCGGCGAAAGGGCGCGCATCGCCGCCTCGATCAACTGCCGCACGGCGAACGTCGTGTCCTGCGCCG encodes the following:
- a CDS encoding uroporphyrinogen decarboxylase family protein, giving the protein MNERQRTMAVLHYEPYDRLPIVHFGYWGETLWKWVQEGHLTEDEARGWYDGGGTDPAICKKLGFDFDYYACFHTSTGMNPGFEYKVIAEFPDGAKHVQTGEGVVVLQRPGATGIPSEIDHIFKGRKEWDEQYKHRFNFFPERVTKCHVRTNDGTLPLEAGGAEFLKADTREFLYGLHCGSLYGSIRNFIGVENSAYLVVDDEPLFDEIIATVGELCYRCTKQALESGAKFDFAHFWEDICFKNGPLISPRVFMEKVGPQYKRITQLVNSYGIDIVSLDCDGMIDALIPTWIENGVNTMFPIEVGTWNASIAPWRAQYGKELRGVGGMDKKVFARDRAAVDAEVERLRPLVALGGFIPCPDHRIPPDAQWDNVRYYCDRMHKVFG
- a CDS encoding alpha/beta hydrolase, giving the protein MRTSRMILRIIILLVGSYLILFTVAWLVQSRLVYFPTKTWRIAPAALGFEELNFAAADGVKLSAWFSPAPQARGVILICHGNGGNVSHRAEMMLTFNRLGYSAMCFDYRGYGHSEGSPDEQGTYADARAAWDYLLTRGDTKAADIVIYGESLGGGVAAHLAAGVGSCRALVLQSTFSSLTDVAAHHYWYLPVRWLLRFRYPSAEHAQKVTCPVLVIHSPEDEIVPYKFGRKLFEAAHEPKAFLEIHGGHNDGCDASGSIYTEGLSSFLKSCQNN
- a CDS encoding RnfABCDGE type electron transport complex subunit B, with the protein product MAIIMILLAAGTMLILALAAGFVLGWANKALHVKADPRVESILAILPGANCGGCEFIGCADYAEALVKDGAAINKCSVGGESCKKMIANILGVDVTESWPYRPVVHCGAHTGDKFGRHLYQGEGTCSGANGVAGVQGCTYGCLAFGDCERSCNFDAIHVIDGLATVDYHKCTGCGACERACPRHIISMVPFKREKMLAVTCCNHDFGKAVKAVCKVGCIGCGACARTSALFSMEKNLPRIDYEKYDPETAAQELELVMGKCPMKRLLSIGKPTEQDLAGVADEKTPPDLIVDKFETTADKTEWRG
- a CDS encoding Rnf-Nqr domain containing protein, translating into MDYLTTILLMAITTALINNMVFHFFVGNCPFIGVSRRLDAAFGMGAAVTAVTTVAGLLSWAVTYYILAPNKIGGQVLSAPLTHAVVQLFRPGYDGVVDLSILSYAVYIFLIAWAVQLVEMYIRKFFPPLYKAFGVYLPLITTNCVILFTCLEIMRHASATSGAEQWGLDKTLIFAFFAGVGFLIAIVIMAGIREELDKADIPKALRGPGITMVLAGILSMAFMGFAGVDRGLEKALHPPAKETAWIVALPTTQPAQGPQGQAPTSAGAPRQ
- the rsxE gene encoding electron transport complex subunit RsxE, which produces MADNGPSALQRFNNGIGPENPVFRQILGLCPTLAVTNTVSGALTMAAAVAFVLICSNVLISLLRLQLKPHLRILVFTLTIAAFVTIADRVLAAYLYSMSRLLGPYVPLIIVNCIIIARCEVCAAKQGLMPALGDAIGQATGNAAALLAISSVREILGSGKWFGFTLYQSPVHISWLGQGTPFWESWSIMILPPGAFLTLGLLLGLVNWAVAKRKAA
- a CDS encoding FMN-binding protein, with the protein product MNYLKQSWLVIVLALGFGVALAFVQTSLSPAIEKNKLDLTLEQIPSLVPGAEAAKSEQVTLANGQTAFVANDKDGRQVGWVVKGSGLGFADVIEVLVGLTADGKTITGLYVLDQKETPGLGNRITGEEFLYQFRDKSLSKPLVISKASGPSNITPLSGATISSEGVADIVNKTVQSFFKAMSQKEPVRHGR
- a CDS encoding RnfABCDGE type electron transport complex subunit D, producing MSQAQQPAPAAGSQPPAEPVLIVAPSPHMGNIAQTTRRMMLDVLLALVPVIVASMAVFGLYAIQQIALCMLACMAFEAMFSMLRGKGLTIIDGSAAVTGAILALSLPWSAPWYVGVVGSLIAIGIAKIIFGGLGQNLFNPAMVGRAFVMIAFAGVMGASAYVAPASRTDAPHAVTQATPMTARREAARKPAVATAPAAAATQPATDWNYVKRLFWGNVNGSLGETSAAACILGAVYLLIRRTASWEIPLGMVGTAAVIAGLMNLAQGGGPELLLHHLFGGALLFGAVYIATDPVTSPLTPRGKLIFGAGCGALVMLLRVFSGYPEGVMFAVLLMNSVVPLINRWTIPTPIGGPAPVKA
- the rsxC gene encoding electron transport complex subunit RsxC; the encoded protein is MTATGRMDFRGGVHPPERKSLSADAAIEVLPTPPEVRIPLVQHIGAPCESLVKPKTPVAMGEMIGKAGGFVSAPVHASIDGTCGMADVTTLPNARHVAVIPITAGPQTLSGQGLWDAIFGGEWPTRHLEDHAPQQIVEAIQAAGIVGQGGAAFPTHVKLVRNETKPIDTLLVNGCECEPYLTADHRMMIQLPGPIISGALLAAQAADAKQIIIAIEDNKPVAIDNLRRAVRGTKIQVVVLPTHYPMGGEKMTIRAALGRVVPTGGLPLDVGVVVINVGTAAAIARAVLRGKPLTHRVVTVTGSGVARPRNLLAPIGVSYKTLIEHCGGLTDQAARVLSGGPMMGLAIGNLDTPVTKGTSGITVLTSQEARKAEELQCIRCGRCVDVCPVGLVPTKIALACRFKDWDLARRYHLDACIECGCCAYICPSGIPLVQLMRMGKAEIPRKKK
- a CDS encoding mechanosensitive ion channel family protein codes for the protein MDWIEHTLGLPSGIVEKLVAILIALGVYLALRWLGRWTFRRTLDDPAKRFVARKFLEGVLGIVLVIVLLRIWFERFVGIIVYLGVFSAGLAVALQKPLTNIAGWIYILWRKPFGLGDRVQIGDHAGDVIDIRLFTFTVTEIRQWVQADQATGRILHIPNGWVFEKVTCNYVQDFEYVWNELPLTITAESDWRKAKSLLTEIVNRVCPVDQDEVTQTIHHAGMAIALRQEQVQPSVWTALAPEGTTLTLRYLTNARRRRVVSTELVEAILEAFEGQDAIDIAYPTQRVFTNFVEGKSGLQPPPAPPPPTSPAERQNLSVVSSTSPQQGPQ